The following DNA comes from ANME-2 cluster archaeon.
TTGGAGGCCATGGTATATGGCACACCCCTTACATCGAAATGTATGGATTGTTCCTCATCCCAACCGTCCTCTGATGTGTAGTATCCGTCTACAACGGGTGGCGTGCTGTAAGGTGATATGAGGATCGGGTCTATAAGTGTATTATCTGGAAACTGCTGGTCGTAGGTGTTATAATTACTGCCATACGGGGGCGGGGTTCCGAATGACCCGGATTGTTCCATGACATATATCATTCCCAGCATAAGACCCATCAGGAGCAGGAACAGTACTGAGGGGATGCCGACTACTGCCAGGACCACTCGCCTCATTGATAGTTGGTGGACCTCTGCGAATCCCACAAGGAGTAGGTAAAAACTATAGACCACTAATGCCAGTATGCTCACCGCGACAAAGAATGCCATTATTTCGATGCCGACCCCCTCCAGGCCTGTTATCTCCAACAGGTAAAAGAACAGCACGCCGATGAGGGTCAACGGGAGCACGACATAGGAGATTGCGAGGTAGTAACAGAATACTCGCAGCGTGGCTTCAATGCTGCCTTTTGCACCGCATATCATGAGCATGAAGTGATACAGGATAGCGTTTATTGGGAGGGATATCACCATGCTGATGACAGAGTACAGGATAACGGCCAGGATTATGATTATCGTGAAAACCAGGTCCGAATTCAGGGGAATGAGGGGAGCCCATGATACCATCAATATGGCTGCATACAGCAGCGATACGATGAGGATGGTCAGGAGCGCAAAGCCCATGGGTTCATTGAGGCCGGCTGATACGGGCATGTCCCTGTAGAACTGGCGGGGCTGGATGATGACACTGCGGACAGTGGCGAGGTAGTTTTTCAGGTACGTTTTTGCCGATGACATTGTATGAATCTATTGGATTTATTGTATTTAAAAATTTGTGGTTTAAAGTCTAATTTTTTATCTGGTAAATCCATTTCTTCCTTCATTTCGTGAATTTTTACGGTTATAAAAGCTCCAGGTTCC
Coding sequences within:
- a CDS encoding YIP1 family protein, which translates into the protein MSSAKTYLKNYLATVRSVIIQPRQFYRDMPVSAGLNEPMGFALLTILIVSLLYAAILMVSWAPLIPLNSDLVFTIIIILAVILYSVISMVISLPINAILYHFMLMICGAKGSIEATLRVFCYYLAISYVVLPLTLIGVLFFYLLEITGLEGVGIEIMAFFVAVSILALVVYSFYLLLVGFAEVHQLSMRRVVLAVVGIPSVLFLLLMGLMLGMIYVMEQSGSFGTPPPYGSNYNTYDQQFPDNTLIDPILISPYSTPPVVDGYYTSEDGWDEEQSIHFDVRGVPYTMASKHDYENLYILLQWEGGPRWQNSMDIRLEQDGTTHDHDLSTGRDDYKYNGAEVYGPSNLADAHYDGGTAEEENGMLLGNYSDGLWVQEWVIPVNYDEPGDIYITQMPATLGFAVIDWGPGAATGVWPPGYGRREQTRMNPRPGGIWSFFNLSE